From the Colletotrichum lupini chromosome 10, complete sequence genome, one window contains:
- a CDS encoding GPR1/FUN34/YaaH-class plasma membrane protein, which yields MDNKEDIHEVNSHSHHNEHRRPSDPHQRVDSHHRRVPNGGGYNGEYPEDEYMAPHVSRDDALRRMKTAGSISMSPELFEKLYLSPQNNVKGDLRKTFGNPTPIAIVGFLISLTPLACDLMGWRGAGGSGAAGIGSYFFFGGLLMFVGGLLEWVLGNTFPSVVFLTFSSFWFTFGATLNPSFAAFSSYAPANATSGAEGLTTQGFNASFGFITLAMGMICVVFLICSLRTNIVFFLIFLTLVAAFGLITAAYWFLAMDYTSNAAYAAKLLQAAGACAFVTCAAGWWLIFAILLASLDFPLELPVGDLSRVIRGKSEKSQV from the exons ATGGATAACAAGGAAGACATCCACGAAGTCAACTCGCACTCCCACCACAACGAGCACCGCCGTCCCTCGGACCCACACCAGCGTGTCGACAGCCACCACCGTCGTGTGCCTAACGGCGGCGGCTACAATGGCGAGTACCCAGAGGACGAGTACATGGCGCCCCATGTGAGCCGCGACGACGCACTGAGGAGGATGAAGACGGCCGGGTCAATCTCCATGTCGCCTGAGCTATTCGAGAAGCTGTATCTGTCGCCGCAGAATAACGTAAAGGGGGATCTGCGCAAGACCTTTGGTAACCCGACTCCGAT CGCCATTGTTGGATTCCTCATCTCATTGACGCCGCTTGCTTGTGACTTGATGGGTTGGAGAGGAGCAGGCGGAAGCGGTGCGGCAGGCAT CGGCTCGTACTTCTTCTTCGGCGGTCTCCTCATGTTCGTAGGCGGCCTCCTCGAATGGGTCCTCGGCAACACCTTCCCCTCCGTCGTCTTCCTTACCTTCTCCTCGTTCTGGTTCACCTTTGGTGCGACGCTGAACCCTTCCTTTGCCGCCTTCTCGTCATATGCTCCCGCGAACGCGACATCTGGGGCCGAGGGGCTGACGACGCAAGGTTTCAATGCTAGTTTCG GCTTCATCACCCTCGCGATGGGTATGATCTGCGTTGTCTTCCTCATCTGCTCGCTCCGCACTAATATCGTCTTCTTCCTCATCTTCTTGACGCTCGTTGCTGCTTTCGGGTTGATTACGGCCGCGTATTGGTTCCTTGCCATGGATTATACTAGCAATGCTGCTTACGCCGCAAAACTGCTCCAG GCTGCCGGTGCTTGCGCCTTCGTCACTTGTGCCGCTGGTTGGTGGCTCATCTTCGCCATCCTCTTAGCTTCGCTCGACTTCCCCTTGGAGCTTCCTGTTGGAGACCTGAGCAGAGTGATTCGGGGCAAGAGTGAAAAGAGCCAAGTTTGA
- a CDS encoding AT hook domain-containing protein, whose translation MTENLAFEGLVPNEYFTQDGRMGSFHQVYPAPKRRQSGATKGGKNLTWPHMKYLLPEDLAKAGFVWRPFPENPDNVACFLCNKSLDGWEEGDKPLEEHLKHSPECGWAIVAGIEANLNGLSSEDPSSPRMIAARKATFDGRWPHEGKRGWKNKIKQLAEAGWKYTPSLEYNDMATCTYCELALDGWEQNDKPMDEHFNRSPNCPYFALVNQYASTRKPKGKAARGSKNTSRLSVQSVATSISDITSITDVPAEFDDSVLTTASTMGGKKGTRAKKATTTKGRKTKAKKDEPVEVVEDEAMPEEDIGLPPSKPTRGRKRTSDDVDDSALTVSEAPAPKKRGGRGRPKAAADSSTIDQSQQDISIADAPPPTKAPKGRKTARASGTKGTRKASGTSQRSNASMASLRTAPGAFPEDDDEITRQLEADLERPLTDDEDIMQDSDSERKKAPAPKAKSKKNQSDKESGVSPEPSDNHEMFDAEPYVADEEDVDDELKQLEAEMTIDEPEVLEVPKKGRKAAAPRKVSKQTKAQKAKAAKVVVEEDEPVVPAEPSRLEQPADIEEDEISTATVITTKPARASTGRKRGRPSKASLAARASMESAGKVEEIEAIEPEAAAATAEVEPEPEAQAEPEAEIETEAEDTSARQSFASARQTPAPVEPQDEPEEEHEELEEPEQELPDELADEPAEEEESELEQVDELGPEPESEAPEPTPRSALKTSSPPLLSSPVLTSSARRSVQHQSGTPRISPAQSARQAAVSPSPSPQSSDAENQPPSSRPSTTQKRVTHAPISSTPARPNSPTKRKALASLQSTTPWNPVDIDLVFGSPEKSDKRNPVDRLLHKGSELTSPEMRMTVEEWIHHNANQAESKLRQECEAMVSRFESEGSKAMNVLEGLIVD comes from the exons ATGACAGAGAACTTGGCCTTTGAGGGTTTAGTCCCGAATGAATACTTCACACAGGATGGCCGCATGGGCTCCTTTCATCAAGTCTACCCTGCACCAAAGCGCCGTCAATCAGGCGCGACCAAAGGCGGCAAAAACCTCACATGGCCGCACATGAAATACTTGCTGCCAGAAGAT CTCGCGAAAGCAGGTTTCGTCTGGCGGCCGTTCCCCGAAAACCCCGATAACGTCGCATGTTTCCTCTGCAACAAATCTCTCGATGGCTGGGAAGAGGGTGATAAGCCCCTCGAAGAGCACTTGAAGCACTCTCCCGAATGCGGGTGGGCCATTGTCGCGGGTATCGAAGCCAACCTCAACGGTCTGTCATCCGAAGACCCTTCTAGTCCTCGAATGATCGCGGCCAGAAAGGCGACTTTTGATGGACGTTGGCCACACGAGGGAAAGAGGGGCTGGAAGAACAAGATCAAACAG CTTGCCGAAGCAGGATGGAAATACACGCCTTCCCTCGAGTACAATGATATGGCAACCTGCACCTACTGCGAGCTTGCTCTGGACGGTTGGGAACAAAACGACAAGCCCAT GGACGAACACTTCAACCGATCCCCCAACTGCCCGTACTTCGCTTTAGTAAATCAATACGCTTCCACGAGAAAGCCGAAGGGCAAGGCCGCCCGAGGCTCAAAGAACACGTCGAGACTATCCGTACAGTCAGTCGCGACATCGATTTCCGATATCACATCCATAACAGACGTCCCTGCGGAGTTCGATGACAGTGTCTTGACAACGGCCTCCACAATGGGCGGCAAGAAAGGCACCCGTGCCAAAAAGGCCACCACGACAAAAGGCAGAAAGACCAAGGCAAAGAAGGATGAGCCTGTAGAAGTTGTCGAGGATGAGGCCATGCCGGAAGAAGACATTGGGCTACCCCCATCGAAACCTACCCGAGGGCGCAAGCGCACGAGCGACGACGTGGATGATTCAGCGCTCACAGTCTCTGAGGCACCTGCACCAAAGAAGCGTGGAGGACGCGGTCGGCCCAAAGCTGCCGCTGACAGCTCGACCATCGATCAATCACAACAGGACATCAGCATTGCGgatgcgccgccgccgacgaaGGCACCAAAAGGCCGCAAGACTGCACGTGCGTCTGGAACGAAGGGAACACGGAAAGCCTCGGGGACCTCACAAAGGTCAAACGCATCAATGGCGTCGCTGCGAACTGCACCCGGCGCATTCCCCGAGGATGACGATGAGATTACCAGGCAGCTTGAGGCTGATCTGGAGCGTCCGCTGACGGACGATGAAGATATCATGCAAGATTCCGATTCGGAACGAAAGAAAGCTCCTGCCCCCAAGGCAAAGTCAAAGAAAAACCAATCGGACAAGGAGTCTGGTGTCAGCCCTGAGCCGTCAGACAACCACGAGATGTTCGACGCGGAACCGTACGTGGCAGACGAAGAGGATGTTGACGACGAATTGAAGCAACTGGAGGCCGAAATGACTATCGATGAGCCTGAGGTTCTGGAAGTTCCCAAAAAGGGGCGTAAGGCTGCAGCTCCCCGCAAGGTGTCTAAGCAGACGAAGGCTCAGAAGGCCAAGGCCGCGAAAGTGGTCGTCGAAGAAGACGAGCCAGTGGTTCCAGCAGAGCCCAGCCGCCTCGAACAGCCTGCTGATATTGAAGAGGATGAGATCAGCACTGCCACGGTGATCACGACAAAGCCTGCTCGCGCAAGCACTGGGAGGAAACGGGGACGCCCTTCAAAGGCGTCATTGGCGGCGCGTGCATCTATGGAAAGCGCTGGCAAGGTTGAAGAGATAGAAGCTATCGAGCCGGAGGCTGCAGCCGCTACTGCTGAAGTCGAGCCGGAACCTGAAGCCCAGGCTGAGCCCGAAGCTGAGATCGAGACTGAAGCCGAGGACACGTCAGCGCGTCAGTCTTTTGCTTCGGCACGGCAAACGCCCGCACCAGTGGAGCCTCAAGACGAGCCTGAAGAGGAACACGAGGAGCTGGAGGAACCAGAGCAAGAGCTCCCCGATGAGCTTGCAGACGAGCCggcagaggaagaagagtcCGAGTTGGAGCAAGTAGACGAGCTTGGGCCTGAGCCTGAGTCTGAGGCACCTGAGCCCACACCAAGGAGCGCACTGAAGACGAGCTCCCCGCCACTGCTATCATCGCCTGTTCTCACCTCATCTGCTCGCCGGAGTGTGCAACATCAATCAGGTACTCCACGTATTTCTCCTGCCCAGTCAGCTCGCCAAGCGGCTGTTTCGCCCTCGCCATCTCCGCAGTCTTCAGATGCCGAGAACCAGCCTCCGTCTTCAAGACCTTCCACAACTCAAAAGCGGGTGACACATGCGCCTATTTCATCAACCCCAGCAAGACCTAACTCGCCAACCAAGCGCAAAGCTTTGGCAAGTCTCCAAAGCACCACGCCCTGGAACCCCGTCGATATTGACCTCGTCTTCGGATCCCCTGAAAAGTCGGACAAGAGGAACCCAGTCGACAGGCTCCTTCATAAAGGCAGCGAGCTGACAAGCCCTGAGATGCGCATGACAGTGGAGGAGTGGATTCACCACAACGCCAACCAGGCTGAGTCGAAGCTGCGACAAGAGTGCGAGGCTATGGTTAGCAGGTTCGAGAGCGAGGGGAGCAAGGCAATGAACGTCTTGGAGGGCTTGATTGTAGACTGA
- a CDS encoding CoA binding domain-containing protein produces the protein MSTEATARVFFSQKFIAVVGASSNPAKFGNKIFAWYLNHSIPATPINPTASTVNALGKDHPALPNLTALPHPKDTAVSIITPPPATLKVLQEAKELGVPAVWLQPGTFDDAVLEYARGEGGFEAVVAGFGGGTRGGEGWCVLVDGERAMKAAGKL, from the exons ATGTCGACCGAAGCTACGGCCCGTGTTTTCTTTTCGCAAAAGTTCATTGCGGTGGTGGGTGCCAGCTCGAACCCTGCCAAGTTTGGCAATAAGA TCTTCGCCTGGTACCTGAACCACTCCATCCCCGCCACCCCCATAAACCCGACCGCAAGCACCGTCAACGCCCTCGGAAAAGACCATCCGGCCCTCCCCAACCTCACGGCTCTGCCTCACCCCAAGGACACCGCCGTCTCCATCATCACCCCGCCGCCCGCGACCCTCAAGGTCCTGCAAGAGGCGAAAGAGCTGGGCGTGCCTGCCGTCTGGCTGCAGCCGGGCACCTTTGACGACGCGGTGCTCGAATACGCGCGCGGCGAGGGCGGCTTCGAGGCCGTCGTTGCCGGGTTCGGGGGCGGGACCCGCGGCGGGGAAGGATGGTGTGTTCTCGTTGACGGTGAGAGGGCGATGAAGGCTGCGGGGAAGCTATGA
- a CDS encoding methyltransferase domain-containing protein yields MEFRGARLRAPTSEHVSGTLGGAAEACGPRLMTRPATLTFLTRLTMSVFARSTFSAAGYAAFRPSYPASLFRTVLAYHNTQSTSGTALDLGCGHGLISRELSPSFARVIAIDPSAGMVKQAADSTSDSKITFRQASSEDLLFVADASVDLVVAGQAAHWFNYDKVWPELARVVKSGGTLAFWGYKDNILVGFPAVNDIFMHFCYGEGESSPGSGVETMGPYWEKPGRQILRDNLAAVVPPESEWEKVKRIVYDPDRKTSRADANTEAMEPEDPRAAWQQRKTMKLGEFEGYVHTFSAYRGWKDAHPELKSRAEGGAGGDIADLLFDRLLEAVPEWKAAGDKWRDIEVEAVWGTTIILAKRK; encoded by the exons ATGGAGTTTCGAGGGGCCAGGCTGAGAGCTCCGACCTCCGAGCACGTCAGTGGGACCCTTGGGGGAGCGGCCGAGGCGTGCGGGCCACGGCTGATGACGCGACCTGCCACT CTTACCTTCCTTACACGGCTAACGATGTCTGTTTTTGC ACGTTCAACCTTTTCGGCCGCAGGCTATGCGGCCTTCCGCCCATCCTACCCTGCATCACTCTTCAGGACGGTGCTGGCGTATCACAACACTCAGTCGACAAGCGGCACGGCACTGGACCTGGGCTGCGGTCACGGTCTCATCTCGCGAGAGCTCAGCCCGAGCTTCGCTCGCGTCATCGCCATTGACCCTAGTGCGGGCATGGTGAAGCAAGCAGCAGACTCAACCTCGGACTCAAAAATCACCTTTCGTCAGGCCAGCTCTGAGGATCTGTTATTCGTGGCTGACGCCTCGGTAGACCTTGTGGTGGCTGGCCAGGCGGCGCACTGGTTCAACTACGATAAAGTGTGGCCGGAGCTGGCGCGAGTGGTCAAAAGCGGCGGTACGCTGGCCTTTTGGGGGTACAAGGACAACATCCTCGTCGGATTCCCGGCTGTCAACGATATCTTTATGCACTTTTGCTACGGCGAAGGAGAGTCGTCACCCGGCAGCGGGGTGGAGACGATGGGGCCGTATTGGGAGAAGCCCGGGCGGCAGATCCTGCGGGATAACCTGGCGGCGGTCGTGCCCCCAGAGTCGGAGTGGGAGAAGGTCAAGCGCATCGTGTACGACCCGGACAGGAAGACCTCCCGGGCTGATGCGAACACGGAGGCGATGGAGCCGGAAGACCCGCGGGCGGCGTGGCAGCAGCGTAAGACGATGAAGCTGGGCGAGTTTGAAGGTTATGTGCACACTTTTAGCGCGTACCGCGGGTGGAAAGACGCGCACCCGGAGCTGAAGAGCCGAGCGGAGGGCGGGGCGGGAGGGGATATTGCGGATCTGTTGTTCGATCGGTTGCTGGAAGCGGTGCCGGAGTGGAAAGCTGCGGGGGATAAGTGGCGGGATATTGAGGTTGAGGCCGTGTGGGGAACGACTATCATCCTGGCCAAGAGAAAGTGA
- a CDS encoding axe1 cleaves acetyl side chain groups acetyl xylan yields MSLLAKAVAIASTLLALVQGSKISLASRQTLNTTCADVHYFEARGTTLPYPGSLITVIDPLMKAFPNSNYEDIVYPATDESGSDSYFVGVRDGAKQIISYAEACPESKIVLMGYSQGAMVLGDILAGGGDGNVLGNYTKPLVDARTVGDHIAAILLYGNPRHMPNQTYNVGNASTFGATGKYPRTAGQLASFNVYADRVHDYCNYQDGVCDASGSNLTAHMAYPSDYDTQAIAWLNSKLNAN; encoded by the exons ATGTCTCTCCTCGCTAAGGCCGTTGCCATTGCTAGCACTTTGCTTGCTCTCGTGCAAGGCAGCAAGATCTCTCTGGCTAGCCGACAGACCCTCAACACCACTTGCGCTGACGTCCACTACTTTGAAGCCCGAGGCACAACTTTGCCGTATCCCGGAAGCTTGATCACGGTCATTGACCCGCTCATGAAGGCCTTTCCTAACAGCAATTACGAGGATATTGTTTACCCAGCCACGGACGAGTCTGGGAGTGACAGCTACTTTGTTGGAGTTCGCGATGGCGCCAAGCAGATCATCTCTTATGCAGAGGCTTGCCCCGAATCCAAGATCGTCTTGATGGGATATTCTCAGGGCGCCATGGTTCTTGGAGATATCCTGGCTGGCGGTGGTGATGGCAATGTCCTGGGCAACTACACCAAGCCTCTGGTTGATGCTCGCACTGTTGGAGACCACA TCGCGGCGATCTTGCTGTACGGCAACCCCCGACACATGCCGAATCAGACCTACAATGTTGGCAACGCTTCTACGTTTGGTGCCACCGGC AAATATCCTCGTACCGCTGGACAACTTGCCTCCTTCAACGTTTACGCCGACAGAGTCCACGACTACTGTAACTACCAGGACGGAGTATGCGATGCCAGCGGGAGTAATCTCACCGCGCACATGGCGTATCCTTCGGACTACGACACCCAGGCAATTGCTTGGCTGAATTCTAAACTCAACGCAAACTGA